The following are encoded in a window of Magnolia sinica isolate HGM2019 chromosome 11, MsV1, whole genome shotgun sequence genomic DNA:
- the LOC131219134 gene encoding cytochrome P450 CYP82D47-like: MDSLLQLQAISSLFALALFYILWLSRPKNKKSNAHKPPEPSGGLPIVGHLLQLAGPDPLHRTLGSMADKYGPVFMLRFGSHRTLIVNGRDVAKECFTTNDQALSARPKSAFGDHMSYNYAMFGFATYGSYWREVRKIATSQLLSNQRLKSLMHVRATEISTCMDGLYGLWIENDQRPVKMDMKKWLYGLAFNILAKMIIGKRFFGTIDGDDEAVRVRRVMQQVSYLGGVFVPSDALPFLKWMDLQGHEWAMKRTAGEMDTIISSWLEEHRVKRQSDGPHNDQDFMDVLLSILESAHVPSYDTDTIIKATVLMIIEAGSESMSSALIWTLSVLMNNRHVLVKAQEEVDRHVGRDRHVDDSDVKNLVYLNAIIKETLRLYPPSPLGVPHEAMQDCYIGGYHIPKGTRVMVNMWRLHRDPHVWSDPHEFQPERFLTDHMDTDFRGQHFEFMPFGYGRRSCPGMPLALPTVHLTLARLIHCFEWATTDGGPVDMTETLQTTLTRSEPLELVFTPRLSPELYKH, from the exons ATGGATTCACTTCTCCAATTGCAAGCAATATCTAGCCTTTTTGCATTAGCTCTCTTCTATATTCTATGGCTATCAAGGCCAAAAAACAAGAAGAGCAATGCCCACAAGCCACCGGAGCCGTCCGGTGGCCTTCCCATAGTAGGCCACCTCCTTCAGCTGGCGGGGCCCGATCCCCTCCATCGAACACTTGGATCCATGGCTGATAAGTATGGCCCAGTATTCATGCTACGGTTCGGATCACACCGTACACTTATCGTGAACGGTAGAGATGTAGCAAAAGAGTGCTTCACAACCAACGATCAGGCCCTCTCGGCCCGCCCCAAGAGTGCGTTCGGTGATCATATGAGCTACAACTACGCCATGTTTGGATTCGCGACGTATGGGTCGTACTGGCGTGAGGTCCGTAAGATCGCCACATCTCAGCTTTTGTCGAACCAACGGCTCAAATCGCTCATGCACGTCCGGGCCACCGAGATCAGCACGTGCATGGATGGATTGTATGGGTTGTGGATTGAGAATGATCAACGGCCAGTTAAGATGGACATGAAGAAGTGGTTGTATGGTCTCGCATTCAACATCCTGGCCAAGATGATCATCGGCAAACGCTTCTTCGGTACAATCGACGGTGATGATGAGGCCGTTCGTGTGCGGCGAGTGATGCAACAAGTATCTTATCTTGGTGGGGTATTTGTACCGTCCGATGCGCTTCCGTTCCTTAAGTGGATGGATTTGCAAGGGCATGAGTGGGCCATGAAACGAACGGCTGGTGAGATGGACACGATCATATCGAGCTGGCTAGAGGAACACCGTGTGAAGAGGCagtctgatgggccccacaatgatcagGATTTCATGGACGTGCTGTTGTCGATCCTGGAGAGTGCCCATGTCCCTAGCTATGATACTGATACCATTATTAAGGCCACAGTACTG ATGATTATTGAAGCTGGATCGGAGTCCATGAGCTCTGCACTGATATGGACCCTCTCTGTACTAATGAACAACCGCCACGTGTTAGTAAAGGCCCAAGAAGAGGTGGACCGCCACGTCGGCAGGGACCGACACGTGGACGACTCAGATGTCAAGAACCTGGTCTACCTCAATGCCATCATCAAGGAAACGCTGCGCCTGTACCCGCCATCGCCGCTCGGTGTCCCGCACGAGGCCATGCAAGATTGCTACATTGGTGGATACCATATCCCCAAGGGCACACGTGTGATGGTCAATATGTGGAGGCTGCACCGGGACCCACACGTGTGGTCGGACCCACACGAGTTCCAGCCAGAGAGATTTCTCACCGATCACATGGACACGGACTTCAGGGGCCAGCATTTCGAGTTTATGCCGTTCGGATACGGCCGTCGATCTTGCCCAGGAATGCCACTCGCACTCCCGACCGTTCACTTGACACTCGCTCGTCTCATCCATTGctttgagtgggccacaacagaTGGTGGGCCTGTGGATATGACGGAGACGTTACAGACTACTCTCACCAGATCAGAACCGTTGGAGCTCGTATTCACCCCCCGACTCTCTCCTGAGCTCTACAAGCACTAG